From the Micromonospora echinofusca genome, the window GGTCGTGGCGAGCGGGACGACGGTGGTCACCCGCTGGTCCGACGGGCGGCTGGTGGCGCTCGACGCGCGGACGGGCCGGGTCGCCTGGCGGGCGGACGGGCCGGCGCCGGCCGGGGAGCGGACGGTCCGGCGCACCGGCGCGGCGACGGTCTGGGATCCCCGGGGGCTCCTCGTGGCCCGGGGGTCCGACGGCCGGCAGGCGGTGGTGGCGGCCGGGGCGGAGCGGATGAGTGCCGTGGATCTGGCCGACGGCCGCGAACTGTGGCAGTCCCACCTCACGGTCACGGTGCCGCCGGGGGACGCCGACGCGTTCGCCGGGTGCCGGGACGCGCTCGGCGCGACCGGGTCGGGACAGGTGATGATCGTCGACTCCTGCGCGGGCCCGGCGGTGGTGGAGTTCCGCGACGCCGTGACCGGGGCGGTGGGCCTGCGCTGGCGTCCGCCGGACGCCGGTGACGAGCTGGTGGCGACCCCGGTGGGCTGCGGCACCGGCCGGACGGGGTGCACCGGGCTGCGGACGGCCGGGCCGGGCGACGAGCCGGGGCGGGGCTGGCTGCTCGGTGCCGGTGCGCCGGTCGCGGCCCCGGCCCTGGACCGGCCGGACGCCGAACTCGTCGGCGGCACGGCGGTGGCCGTCGTCGACGGGGTGCCGGTCGGCCGGTCGGCGCGTACGGGCGCGGAACTGTGGCGCCGGGTCGGCCTGCCGCCGGTGCGGCTGCTCGCCGTGCAGCCCGACCGGGTGCACCTGCTGACGGAGACGAACGACCTGGTGACGCTGGACCCGGCGACGGGGGCGCAGCGGTCCTTCTTCGCGCTCAACGTGGGCTCGGACGGCATCGGCTGGGCACCCGGCGCGGCGTACGCGGCCGACGGGTTCGTGGCCGTGGAGCGGCTTCGCAAGCCCGTCGACCCGACCGGTGACGACCGGCGCTACTACCTGACCTCGGAGCCGCTCATCCTCGCCGCGACGTGAAACGCGGGGCGGCGAGGCTGCTCGACAAAACGGACATAAGTTATTTATAGTCCTAATGTGCGTTTCCTAGCAGCCCTGTTGGGCGCGATCCTGATCCTCGTCACCGCCTCCCCGGCCGACGCCGCGCCGTCCGGCCGGACGGTCCGGCTGGCCCGGACGGTGGGCGTGGACATCACCGTGCCCGCCTCCGTCGATCTCGGCAGCGGGTTCACCGGCGGCACCATCACCAGGCAGTTGGGCGCGGTCGAGGTCCGCGACTCGCGCGGCCAGGTCAACCCCAACACCTGGGTCGCCACGGTCTCCGCCACCGTCTTCGTCACCGGCGCCGGCGGAGCGCAGCAGACGATCGCGAACGACCGGGTCTCGTACTGGTCCGGGCCGGCGGTGCGGAGCACGGGCGGCGGCATGCTGGTGCCCGGGCAGCCGACCTCCGCGCAGGCGGTGACCCTGGACGTCGCCCGCGAGGCGTTCCGCAAGACCGCCGGCAACGGCAACAACATGGTGGCCTGGGTGCCCACCGTCCGGATCGCCATCCCGACCGGCATCGTCGGGGGCACCTACCGGGGCACGATCACCCACTCCGTCGCCTGATGGTTGATCTGTCCGGAAAGTGCATCATTGTTCGATCCAGACTGCCTAGCGTGCATCTCATGAAGAAGCCACTTCTTGCCCTGACCGCCGCCGCGGCCGCCGTGGTGGCCCTGGCGGCGCCCGCCGCGGCCGCGCCCACCGGCGACACCATCGTCACCTTCACGGTGGCCACGGCCGACCTCAACATCACCGTGCCGGCATCCGTGAACCTCGGCTCCGTCTTCTCCGGCGGCGTCCTCACCGGCGAACTCGGCACCGTCACGGTCACCGACAGCCGGGCCGCGCTCAACGCCACCTGGACGACCACCGTGTCGGCCAGCTCCTTCTCCACCGGCACCGGCACGCCCGAGGAGACCATCTCGCCGGCCCTGGTGGAGTACTGGTCCGGCGGGGCGACCAGCACCACCGGCACCGGCGTGTTCGTGCCGGGGCAACCCACCCAGGCCGAGGCGGTCAGCATGAGCGTGCCCCGCACCGCCTTCTCGAAGACCTCGGGCAGCGGCAACAACACCGCCAGCTGGGCGCCGAACATCCGCATCGCCGTCCCGGACACCGCCGTCGGCGGCACCTACACGGGGGTGATCACCCATTCGGTGGCATGACCGGACCCGCGCCCTCGTCCTGGCGGTGACCGTCCTGGTCACGGCCGGGGCGCCGGCGTCGGCCGCGCAGCCCGGACCGGCGGTCGCCGGCCGCCCGCCGGCACTCGCCGAGCCGCAGGTCCCCGAGGCGGACGTCCCGGCGGTCGGGCCGGCGAGGCGCCCCGGCACGCCCTCGGCGCGGCCGGACCCGAGCGCCCCGTCGACCACGGTCGGGGTACGCCTGCTCGACGCGCCCGTCGAGCGTCGCGACGACACCCGGGCGCACAAGTACGTCGTGGACCACGTCCGCCCCGGCACGACGATCAAGCGGCGGATCGTGGTGCAGAACAGTTCGGAGATCCGTCGGAAGGTCGCCCTCTACGCAGCCGCCGCCGACGTCACGAAGAAGGGGTTCGTCCTCGCCCCGGACCGCACCGAGAACGAGCTGAGCAGCTGGATCGACGTGGAGCCGCCCGAGGAGGTGCTGGCCCCGGACGAGGAGGCGGAGGTACTGGTCACCATCACCGTGCCGCGCCGGGCCGAGGCCGGCGAGCGGTACGCGGTGATCTGGGCCGAGGTCGCCGGTGTCGACGACGGGCAGACCGTACGCAACGTCGGCCGGGCCGGGATCCGGGTCTACCTCTCCGTCGGGCCGGGGGGTGAGCCGCCCTCCGGCTTCGAGATCGGCCCGCTCACCGGCAAGCGGGAGAAGGACGGCACCCCCGTGCTCACCGCCGAGGTGCGCAACACCGGCAGGCGGGCGCTCGACCTGGCCGGCGACCTGCGGCTCACCGAGGGGCCGGGCGGGCTCTCGGCCGGGCCGGTGAAGGTGGAGGCGGGCACGCTCGCGCTGGACGGCACGACCACCGTACGGGTCGTCCTGGACCGCCGGCTCCCGGACGGACCGTGGGCGGCGAAGCTCGATCTGGCCAGCGGCTGGACGAAGCGCTCCGCCACCGGCCGGGTCAGTTTCGGGCCCGTACCGGTGGCGGCCACCAGCGCTGTCGACCGCTCCGGCCAGGTGCTCACCGGCGGGCTGGCCACCTCGGGGCTGGTCCTGGTGTCGTTCGCGGTGTACGCGTACCGGCGCCGGGTCCGGCAGCCGGTGGCGACCGCCTGAGCAGCCGGTCCGGTCCGCGAGGGGATGGCGGACCG encodes:
- a CDS encoding outer membrane protein assembly factor BamB family protein translates to MGFPNGRRRIAVAVAALLATVAVAATVYRVLAPAEVVTPARAGYPPAASPTVGVVGRLPVAPLVVDGRLRVYAAHRQVYADRPADGRYRTTPYWSYRRWPATLDGVVASGTTVVTRWSDGRLVALDARTGRVAWRADGPAPAGERTVRRTGAATVWDPRGLLVARGSDGRQAVVAAGAERMSAVDLADGRELWQSHLTVTVPPGDADAFAGCRDALGATGSGQVMIVDSCAGPAVVEFRDAVTGAVGLRWRPPDAGDELVATPVGCGTGRTGCTGLRTAGPGDEPGRGWLLGAGAPVAAPALDRPDAELVGGTAVAVVDGVPVGRSARTGAELWRRVGLPPVRLLAVQPDRVHLLTETNDLVTLDPATGAQRSFFALNVGSDGIGWAPGAAYAADGFVAVERLRKPVDPTGDDRRYYLTSEPLILAAT
- a CDS encoding COG1361 family protein — encoded protein: MTVLVTAGAPASAAQPGPAVAGRPPALAEPQVPEADVPAVGPARRPGTPSARPDPSAPSTTVGVRLLDAPVERRDDTRAHKYVVDHVRPGTTIKRRIVVQNSSEIRRKVALYAAAADVTKKGFVLAPDRTENELSSWIDVEPPEEVLAPDEEAEVLVTITVPRRAEAGERYAVIWAEVAGVDDGQTVRNVGRAGIRVYLSVGPGGEPPSGFEIGPLTGKREKDGTPVLTAEVRNTGRRALDLAGDLRLTEGPGGLSAGPVKVEAGTLALDGTTTVRVVLDRRLPDGPWAAKLDLASGWTKRSATGRVSFGPVPVAATSAVDRSGQVLTGGLATSGLVLVSFAVYAYRRRVRQPVATA